One Gossypium raimondii isolate GPD5lz chromosome 3, ASM2569854v1, whole genome shotgun sequence genomic window carries:
- the LOC128039981 gene encoding uncharacterized mitochondrial protein AtMg00860-like, translating to MSPWGAPVLFVKKDGSLRQCIDYRQLNKLKGAAVFSKIDLRSGYYQLKVKECDVPKTAFRTRYEAEHAQHLRIVLQTLREKQLYAKFSKCEFWLHEVAFLGHIVSADGIRVDPSKVAAVVNWKVPKNVTEVRSFLGLAGYYCRFVKDFSMITLPLTRLLQKNVEFMWSDECQRSFDQLKKMLTEAPVLTQPESGVPFVVYSDASRMG from the exons ATGTCGCCTTGGGGAGCACCTGTcttgtttgtgaaaaaggacGGTTCTTTAAGACAGTGTATAGATTACAGGCAGTTGAATAAG ttgaaaggtgctgCAGTATTTTCCAAGATAGACCTTCGATCTGGgtattatcagttgaaagttaaaGAGTGTGATGTGCCGAAAACTGCCTTCCGAACtcgatatg AGGCCGAACATGCACAACATTTAAGGATTGTACTACAGACTTTGCGGGAGAAACAGTTATATGcgaaatttagcaaatgtgaattttggctccATGAAGTTGCGTTTTTGGGTCATATTGTATCAGCTGATGGAATAAGAGTGGATCCAAGTAAGGTAGCGGCAGTGGTAAATTGGAAAGTTCCGAAGAATGTTACTGAAGTGCGGAGTTTTTTAGGATTGGCAGGTTATTATTGCCGATTTGTCAAAGATTTTTCAATGATTACCTTACCGTTGACTCGATTACTACAAAAGAATGTTGAATTTATGTGGTCAGATGAATGTCAGCGGagtttcgatcagttgaaaaaGATGTTGACAGAGGCTCCAGTGTTGACTCAACCAGAATCGGGTGTACCGTTTGTAGTATATAGTGATGCGTCTCGAATGGGTTAA